In a single window of the Fusarium falciforme chromosome 3, complete sequence genome:
- a CDS encoding Glycerol kinase, whose translation MQFTTVDASPQLVPSKRDPLVPVHSHTVEEREAKRPRTAEVLLEEQLPQSLIDAVELTKETIKAEEEEQLPQGITETEEEKQKHWFVGSIDQGTTSTRFLIFNGHGEPVASHQIEFENHYPHSGWHEHKPMELLESAETCIAKATEKFCADGHTVSEIRSIGITNQRETTVLWDKTTGEPLYNAVVWPDTRTAALVRDLKARPGADKLQEKCGLPLSTYPSSVKLLWVLQNVDSVRKAYDEGRLAFGTVDSWLIYQLNGGANKEGGPVYVTDSTNASRTMFMNLKTLDYDDDLLKFFDIDRNKLGLPKIVPSSHPTAFGTLARGPLKGTPIAGCLGDQSSALVGQCGFSPGQAKNTYGTGCFLLYNVGHEPVISKTGLLATVAYDFGRGRKPVYALEGSIAVAGSGVKFLQNNLGIIKAASEVDSVAQSVPDNGGVVFVTAFSGLFAPYWIDDAKGTLFGVTQHTKKGHIVRATLEATCHQTAAILDAMASDSGHALDILAVDGGLSNSDLCMQTQADLSGVPVDRPAMRETTALGAAIAAGLATGVWNELEELHEVNRKGRKVFKPQLDTKDRSRMRKRWERAVDMSRGWLKDIDDE comes from the exons ATGCAATTCACAACCGTCGACGCGTCGCCCCAGCTGGTGCCCAGCAAGCGGGACCCCCTGGTGCCTGTCCACTCACACACGGTTGAGGAGCGTGAGGCTAAGCGTCCACGAACTGCCGAGGTCTTGCTTGAAGAACAACTTCCTCAATCGCTCATCGACGCGGTTGAACTTACCAAAGAGACTATCAaggcagaagaggaagaacagCTTCCTCAAGGAATCAccgagacggaggaggagaagcagaagcattGGTTCGTCGGTAGTATCGACCAAGGAACGACTTCAACTCggttcctcatcttcaatgGCCATGGCGAGCCTGTTGCTAGCCACCAGATCGAGTTTGAGAACCATTACCCGCACTCGGG ATGGCACGAGCATAAGCCAATGGAACTCCTCGAGTCTGCCGAAACATGCATTGCAAAGGCGACCGAGAAGTTTTGCGCAGATGGCCACACTGTTTCTGAGATTCGCTCCATTGGCATCACCAACCAGCGCGAGACGACGGTCCTCTGGGACAAGACCACCGGCGAACCCCTCTACAATGCCGTCGTCTGGCCTGACACTCGTACTGCCGCGCTTGTGCGTGACCTAAAGGCCCGACCCGGTGCCGACAAACTCCAGGAGAAGTGCGGACTCCCATTGTCCACATACCCCTCAAGCGTCAAGTTGCTTTGGGTTCTCCAAAACGTAGACTCCGTACGAAAGGCTTATGACGAAGGCCGCCTCGCATTCGGCACTGTTGACTCATGGCTGATCTACCAGCTCAACGGAGGTGCAAACAAGGAGGGTGGACCCGTCTACGTCACAGACTCGACCAACGCCAGCCGTACCATGTTCATGAACCTCAAGACACTTGATTACGACGATGATCTGCTCAAGTTTTTCGACATCGACCGTAACAAGCTTGGTCTTCCTAAGATCGTGCCATCCTCCCATCCCACTGCCTTTGGTACCCTCGCTCGCGGGCCCCTGAAGGGCACACCCATTGCTGGCTGTCTGGGTGATCAATCATCTGCTCTGGTCGGCCAATGTGGTTTCAGCCCAGGCCAAGCCAAGAACACATATGGCACGGGCTGCTTCCTCCTCTACAATGTTGGACACGAACCCGTCATCTCCAAGACGGGCCTGCTCGCAACCGTCGCATACGACTTTGGTCGGGGTCGTAAACCAGTCTACGCCCTCGAGGGCAGTATCGCTGTTGCTGGTTCCGGTGTCAAGTTTCTACAAAACAATCTTGGCATTATCAAGGCGGCTTCAGAGGTGGACAGTGTTGCTCAGTCCGTCCCCGACAACGGTGGTGTCGTCTTTGTGACGGCGTTCAGTGGTCTCTTTGCCCCGTACTGGATTGACGATGCCAAGGGCACGCTGT TTGGTGTCACCCAACATACAAAGAAGGGCCACATTGTGCGAGCCACACTCGAGGCTACCTGCCACCAAACGGCGGCGATTCTTGACGCCATGGCCTCGGATTCTGGCCATGCCTTGGACATCCTTGCAGTCGATGGAGGTCTCTCCAATTCGGACCTCTGTATGCAAACTCAGGCTGACCTGAGCGGCGTCCCTGTTGATCGCCCAGCCATGCGCGAAACTACCGCACTGGGGGCCGCCATTGCCGCCGGACTCGCCACTGGAGTCTGGAACGAGCTTGAGGAACTGCACGAAGTGAACAGGAAGGGCCGCAAAGTTTTCAAGCCTCAGCTTGATACCAAGGACCGAAGTCGGATGCGGAAGCGGTGGGAGCGGGCTGTCGACATGAGCAGAGGATGGCTCAAGGATATCGATGATGAATAa